From the Dehalococcoidia bacterium genome, one window contains:
- a CDS encoding prenyltransferase/squalene oxidase repeat-containing protein, which translates to MLRKAACFLLAVAAVMAAGYSFVIAATPEQDAAEEALDYIRGLQNADGGFPDFGAGSSPGATLDAVFAFAAAGIDARTVTSGGNSPVDYIEGQAASYSGVAGAAAKLVLGLIALGEDPRDFAGVDFVEKMESYFDAGSYGDGVFDHCLYMLARSKLGLSPAAGSVNHLKSKQMAEGCWEYGDGWGCDTNTTSLAIQALVAADVSPSDSAIEDALDYLAAAQNNDGGFPYLIPSDSDANSTAFVIQALVAAGENIDAGGPWEKQGNTPMEALLAFQNPVTGAFTYGGVDSAYATYQAVPALLLRTYSLPTATPQEETATPKPTKTPTPVMTATETPSPQPVIAPPGGSSLAPTPASQAVTMPRSGGGGETGHDLAPVFAAALLLAAGVGITASLVARRMGKG; encoded by the coding sequence ATGCTTCGCAAAGCTGCATGCTTTCTACTGGCCGTTGCCGCCGTGATGGCGGCGGGCTACTCGTTCGTTATCGCCGCAACACCGGAACAGGACGCGGCCGAAGAGGCGCTGGACTACATCCGCGGGCTGCAGAACGCCGACGGCGGCTTCCCTGATTTCGGCGCCGGCTCGTCCCCGGGGGCGACGCTCGATGCCGTCTTCGCCTTTGCGGCCGCCGGGATCGACGCCCGCACAGTTACAAGCGGCGGGAACTCGCCCGTCGACTACATCGAAGGGCAGGCGGCGTCCTACAGCGGTGTCGCCGGGGCCGCCGCCAAGCTGGTCCTGGGCCTGATTGCGCTGGGAGAGGACCCGCGCGATTTCGCCGGCGTCGACTTCGTCGAGAAGATGGAGTCGTATTTCGACGCCGGCAGCTACGGTGATGGCGTCTTCGACCATTGCCTTTACATGCTCGCCCGCTCGAAGCTCGGTCTGTCGCCCGCCGCCGGCTCCGTCAATCACCTGAAATCGAAGCAGATGGCCGAGGGCTGCTGGGAGTACGGCGACGGTTGGGGCTGCGACACCAACACCACGTCGCTGGCTATCCAGGCGCTGGTGGCCGCCGACGTCTCTCCCTCGGACAGCGCAATCGAGGACGCGCTGGACTACTTGGCGGCCGCCCAGAACAACGACGGCGGCTTCCCCTACCTGATACCAAGCGATTCCGACGCCAACTCGACGGCGTTCGTAATCCAGGCGCTGGTCGCCGCCGGCGAGAACATCGACGCCGGAGGCCCCTGGGAGAAGCAGGGCAACACTCCCATGGAGGCGCTGCTGGCGTTCCAGAACCCGGTGACGGGCGCATTCACCTATGGCGGCGTGGACAGCGCCTATGCCACGTACCAGGCGGTACCGGCGCTTCTCCTGCGCACGTATTCGCTTCCTACGGCGACGCCCCAGGAGGAGACCGCTACCCCGAAGCCGACGAAGACGCCTACCCCGGTGATGACGGCGACCGAGACGCCTTCGCCTCAGCCGGTCATTGCTCCCCCTGGCGGCTCGTCTCTCGCTCCCACGCCGGCCTCGCAGGCCGTTACGATGCCGCGCTCGGGCGGCGGCGGCGAGACCGGGCATGATCTCGCGCCTGTTTTTGCGGCGGCGCTCCTGCTGGCGGCCGGCGTGGGCATCACCGCTTCGCTGGTCGCGCGCCGCATGGGAAAGGGATGA
- a CDS encoding AMP-binding protein — protein MIVSSYWPSQQPYPEYPLPELLRRTVQTFADKPALISAEGDMRTYGRVWSDARKVARLLQDKGVEKGDKVAIFSPNHVDYAAVFYGSLLAGATVTTLNPLYTAHEAQTQLADAEAVAIFVYSPMAAAVQEAKKGLPLLREVFPIDQLADVLGGVSEDYRPVQINPREDVAALPYSSGTTGMPKGVMLTHYNITSNVAQGLVTRFVSSDMVGLWTLPLFHIYGMTVLMSSGVARGGTGIVMMRFDAEQMLYLIEKHRITDIYLAPPAILAMVNVPNATSRFDTSSLQVIGSGAAPLPLEIGERAKSMFKCVVSQGYGMTETSPTTNTNPLDRVKLETVGPPFPDTFEKIVSLDTGEELPPTEVGELLVKGPQVMKGYWKNPKETAECLTEDGWLRTGDIGRFDEENYLCLIERKKEMIKYKGYQVAPAEIEALMHQHPAVLDVAVIPKPDAAGGEIPKACVVLRPGVECAPEQLMAFVAERVAPYKKIREVEFFREIPKTASGKILRRDLIQREREKAQPQ, from the coding sequence ATGATCGTCTCCAGCTACTGGCCCAGCCAGCAACCGTACCCCGAATACCCGCTGCCCGAACTGCTCAGACGGACCGTCCAGACCTTCGCCGACAAGCCCGCGCTCATAAGCGCCGAGGGCGACATGCGGACCTACGGCAGGGTCTGGAGCGACGCCCGAAAGGTCGCCCGCCTGCTGCAGGACAAGGGCGTCGAAAAGGGCGATAAGGTTGCCATCTTCTCCCCCAACCACGTCGACTACGCCGCCGTCTTCTACGGCTCGCTCCTCGCAGGGGCCACCGTCACCACGCTCAATCCGCTCTACACCGCCCACGAGGCGCAGACCCAGCTCGCCGACGCCGAAGCGGTCGCCATCTTCGTGTACAGCCCCATGGCCGCCGCCGTCCAGGAAGCGAAAAAGGGTCTGCCCCTCTTGCGCGAGGTCTTCCCCATCGACCAGCTCGCCGACGTCCTCGGCGGCGTCTCCGAGGACTACCGCCCAGTGCAGATCAACCCGCGCGAGGACGTCGCCGCCCTCCCCTACTCGAGCGGCACGACGGGGATGCCCAAGGGCGTGATGCTCACCCACTACAACATCACCAGCAACGTCGCGCAGGGGCTCGTCACCCGCTTCGTCTCCTCCGACATGGTGGGGCTATGGACACTCCCCCTCTTCCACATCTACGGCATGACCGTGCTCATGAGCAGCGGCGTCGCCCGGGGAGGCACGGGCATCGTGATGATGCGCTTCGACGCCGAGCAGATGCTGTACCTTATCGAGAAGCACCGCATCACCGACATCTACCTGGCGCCGCCCGCCATCCTGGCGATGGTCAACGTTCCCAACGCGACGTCGCGCTTCGACACCTCGTCGCTCCAGGTCATCGGCTCCGGCGCCGCGCCGCTGCCGCTCGAGATCGGCGAACGCGCCAAGTCGATGTTCAAGTGCGTCGTCTCGCAGGGCTACGGCATGACGGAGACCAGCCCGACCACGAACACCAACCCGCTCGACCGCGTCAAGCTGGAGACGGTGGGGCCGCCGTTCCCCGACACGTTCGAGAAGATCGTCAGCCTCGACACGGGCGAGGAGCTGCCGCCGACCGAGGTGGGCGAGCTTCTGGTGAAGGGCCCGCAGGTGATGAAGGGCTACTGGAAGAACCCGAAGGAAACGGCGGAGTGTCTCACCGAGGACGGCTGGCTGCGCACGGGCGACATCGGCCGCTTCGATGAGGAGAACTACCTCTGCCTCATCGAGCGCAAGAAGGAGATGATCAAGTACAAGGGCTACCAGGTGGCGCCGGCGGAGATCGAGGCGCTGATGCACCAGCACCCGGCCGTCCTCGACGTTGCCGTCATCCCCAAGCCCGACGCCGCCGGCGGCGAGATACCGAAGGCGTGCGTCGTGCTGCGCCCCGGCGTCGAGTGCGCGCCCGAACAGCTCATGGCGTTCGTCGCCGAGCGCGTCGCGCCTTATAAGAAGATCCGCGAGGTCGAGTTCTTCCGGGAGATACCGAAGACGGCGTCGGGCAAGATACTGCGACGCGACCTCATCCAGCGCGAGCGCGAGAAGGCGCAGCCGCAATAG
- the glyA gene encoding serine hydroxymethyltransferase produces the protein MQELQRTDPEIYCFIEAEERYQFETLRLIPSENYASQAVMQAVGSVLMNKYSEGYPGKRYYEGQRYVDQMETVAIERAKRLFGAEHANVQPHSGSPANMAVYYALLEPGDTVMGLALPHGGHLTHGWEVSFSSRFYRSVQYTVHRETQLIDYDAVRALARKERPSIIVAGATAYPREYDFKAFGDIAKEVGAYFLADIAHIAGLIVAGVHQDPTPYADVITTTTHKTLRGPRGAIILCPERFAERIDQAVSPGLQGGPHDHSIAGIAVALKEAATEEFREYGAQIVRNAKAMAAQLLERGFDLVTGGTDNHLIVIDLTNKGVTGRKAAQTLDRAGIVVNYNTVPYDPRRPANPSGIRLGTPAVTSRGMKEAEMAQIVAWIDEVISNVNNEDVVKRVRGEVRDFCVRYPAPGIRLSD, from the coding sequence TTGCAGGAGCTGCAAAGGACCGATCCCGAAATCTACTGTTTCATTGAGGCCGAAGAGCGCTACCAGTTCGAGACTCTCCGGCTAATCCCTTCCGAGAACTACGCCTCGCAGGCGGTGATGCAGGCGGTCGGATCGGTCCTCATGAACAAGTACTCCGAGGGATACCCCGGCAAGCGCTACTACGAGGGCCAGCGCTACGTCGACCAGATGGAGACGGTGGCGATCGAGCGGGCGAAGAGACTGTTCGGGGCGGAGCACGCGAACGTCCAGCCCCACTCGGGATCGCCGGCCAACATGGCGGTCTACTACGCCCTCCTCGAGCCGGGCGACACGGTGATGGGCCTTGCCCTGCCTCATGGCGGCCACCTTACACACGGCTGGGAGGTCAGCTTCTCGTCGCGCTTCTACCGCTCCGTCCAGTACACGGTGCACCGCGAGACCCAGCTTATCGATTACGACGCCGTGCGCGCCCTCGCCAGGAAGGAGCGCCCGAGCATAATCGTCGCCGGGGCCACCGCGTACCCCAGGGAGTACGACTTCAAGGCCTTCGGCGACATAGCCAAAGAGGTAGGGGCGTATTTCCTCGCCGACATCGCGCACATAGCCGGCCTCATCGTTGCCGGCGTCCACCAGGACCCGACGCCCTACGCCGACGTCATTACCACGACCACCCACAAGACCTTGCGAGGCCCCCGCGGCGCCATCATCCTCTGCCCCGAGCGGTTCGCGGAGCGGATCGACCAGGCGGTGTCCCCCGGTCTTCAGGGCGGCCCCCACGATCACAGCATCGCCGGCATCGCCGTCGCGCTCAAAGAAGCGGCGACCGAGGAGTTCAGGGAGTACGGCGCGCAGATCGTGCGCAACGCGAAGGCGATGGCCGCCCAGTTGCTGGAACGCGGTTTCGACCTCGTGACGGGCGGGACCGACAACCATCTCATCGTCATCGACCTGACGAACAAGGGGGTGACGGGCCGCAAGGCGGCGCAAACGCTAGACAGGGCGGGCATCGTCGTGAACTACAACACCGTCCCCTACGACCCGCGCCGGCCCGCCAACCCAAGCGGCATCCGTCTCGGCACGCCCGCGGTCACTTCTCGCGGCATGAAAGAGGCGGAGATGGCCCAGATCGTCGCCTGGATCGACGAGGTGATCAGCAACGTCAACAACGAGGACGTGGTGAAGCGGGTGCGCGGGGAAGTGCGCGACTTCTGCGTCCGCTATCCCGCACCCGGCATCCGCCTCTCCGACTGA
- the ricT gene encoding regulatory iron-sulfur-containing complex subunit RicT: MTEEQGEVASPEAAPSIVGVRFKEAGRVFYFDATGFTLEVGQHVVVQTPQGSEVARVVIGPDQLLAAEVSNDLSPVLRVAGPDDLNQAEALRCKVQEELETARKKVEEHGLPMRLIGGDCALEGSQLTLYFIAEQRVDFRSLVRDLSSTLGKRVQLIQVGERDRAKLAGGIGHCGYRLCCRSWLTSFPSISIRMAKEQDVPLNPAKISGVCGRLLCCLAFEHEYYRSVRGQLPRIGQTVSTPAGDARLIAVNVPRETVTLQMLDTYATLDMPAEELRKQYGTVVRPAEAEETLVETNAVASEPEPATAEAAGEPPEAKAGETTADTAGDRTRRRRRRRNGRRRKRGKNGASGQ; encoded by the coding sequence ATGACAGAAGAACAGGGAGAAGTCGCGTCCCCTGAGGCCGCGCCTTCGATAGTAGGCGTCAGGTTCAAAGAAGCGGGGCGCGTCTTCTATTTCGACGCCACGGGTTTCACCCTCGAAGTGGGGCAGCACGTGGTCGTACAGACGCCGCAGGGGTCGGAGGTGGCGAGAGTCGTGATAGGCCCCGACCAGCTCCTGGCGGCGGAGGTCTCCAACGACCTTAGCCCCGTACTTCGCGTTGCCGGCCCCGACGACCTCAACCAGGCAGAGGCGCTCCGCTGCAAGGTCCAGGAGGAGCTTGAGACAGCGCGGAAGAAGGTCGAGGAGCACGGCCTCCCCATGCGGCTGATCGGCGGCGACTGCGCCCTCGAAGGCTCGCAACTAACGCTGTATTTCATCGCCGAGCAGCGCGTCGATTTCCGCAGCCTTGTCCGCGACCTTTCGTCGACCCTCGGCAAGCGAGTCCAGCTCATCCAGGTGGGGGAGCGGGACAGGGCGAAACTCGCCGGGGGCATCGGGCACTGCGGCTACCGGCTGTGCTGCCGCTCGTGGTTGACCTCGTTTCCCTCGATTTCGATCCGCATGGCGAAGGAGCAGGACGTGCCCCTGAACCCGGCGAAGATATCAGGCGTCTGCGGCAGGCTCCTCTGCTGTCTCGCCTTCGAGCACGAGTACTACAGGTCCGTGCGCGGGCAGTTGCCCAGGATCGGGCAGACCGTTTCCACCCCCGCTGGCGACGCCAGGCTCATCGCCGTGAACGTGCCACGTGAGACGGTTACCCTTCAGATGCTCGATACGTACGCGACTCTCGACATGCCGGCCGAAGAGCTGCGGAAGCAGTACGGCACCGTGGTCCGGCCGGCCGAAGCCGAGGAGACGCTCGTGGAGACGAACGCCGTTGCCAGCGAACCGGAGCCCGCTACCGCCGAGGCCGCTGGAGAGCCGCCGGAAGCGAAAGCAGGGGAAACGACCGCCGATACCGCCGGAGACAGGACGCGCAGGCGCCGACGGCGGCGCAACGGGCGGCGCAGGAAGCGGGGCAAGAACGGAGCGTCCGGCCAGTGA
- the holB gene encoding DNA polymerase III subunit delta' encodes MWTIIGQEQAIAALSRARSDGRLSHAYLFSGPPQVGKRTAAVQFAQALNCRGEDPPCRRCRQCYLIEQGSHPDVELITVGGLCDESSHDHSSDNSRDIRICQVRRLERVVSRTPFEGRYRVLIIDPADALNVEASNAFLKTLEEPPPSLVLILITSREESLLPTVVSRCRKVPFSLMTVTAVQEALEEEWSVPPEDAGLLARLSGGRLGWAVTAWEDETVLPARTALLEDAYRLTTVGRDERFAYAAELGGRFSRDREGVLRVLELWRDWWRDVLLVASGCPDIVTNVDALDRLGLLARKYTVEEIRYVLQAIAGTRRSLLDNINAQLALEVLMLDLAAPSIRKEKTSATGPVA; translated from the coding sequence ATGTGGACGATAATCGGGCAGGAGCAAGCGATAGCGGCGCTGTCGCGCGCCCGCTCGGACGGGCGGCTCTCACATGCTTACCTCTTTAGCGGGCCTCCACAGGTGGGAAAGCGCACCGCTGCCGTCCAGTTCGCGCAGGCGCTCAACTGCCGCGGCGAAGACCCTCCCTGCCGCCGCTGCCGCCAGTGCTATCTTATCGAGCAGGGAAGCCACCCGGACGTCGAGCTGATAACGGTTGGCGGCCTCTGCGACGAAAGCTCTCATGACCACTCATCGGACAACTCGCGCGACATCCGCATCTGCCAGGTGCGGCGCCTGGAGCGCGTCGTCAGCCGGACGCCGTTCGAGGGGCGATACCGCGTGCTCATCATCGACCCCGCGGATGCCCTCAACGTCGAGGCGTCGAACGCCTTCCTCAAGACGCTGGAAGAGCCGCCCCCCTCGCTCGTGCTCATCCTTATCACCAGCCGCGAGGAGTCGCTCCTTCCCACCGTCGTCTCCCGCTGCCGGAAGGTGCCGTTCTCGCTCATGACGGTGACGGCGGTGCAGGAAGCGCTGGAGGAAGAGTGGTCGGTGCCGCCGGAGGACGCAGGGCTGCTGGCGCGGCTCAGCGGCGGACGGCTCGGCTGGGCGGTGACGGCGTGGGAGGACGAGACGGTGTTGCCGGCGCGGACGGCGCTCCTCGAAGACGCCTATCGCCTCACAACCGTGGGCCGCGACGAGCGCTTCGCCTACGCCGCCGAGCTGGGGGGTCGCTTCTCGCGCGATCGGGAGGGCGTCCTGCGCGTGCTCGAGCTCTGGCGTGACTGGTGGCGCGACGTGCTCCTGGTGGCCTCCGGCTGCCCCGATATCGTCACGAACGTTGACGCCCTAGACAGACTGGGGCTGTTGGCGAGAAAATATACAGTAGAAGAGATAAGATACGTCCTGCAGGCGATTGCCGGAACGAGGCGCAGCCTGCTCGATAACATAAACGCTCAACTGGCGCTCGAGGTGCTGATGCTCGATCTCGCGGCGCCGTCGATCAGAAAGGAGAAGACATCCGCGACGGGCCCCGTCGCTTAG